In Bacteroidota bacterium, a single genomic region encodes these proteins:
- a CDS encoding acyl-CoA thioesterase encodes MKNAETAIQIRFVDLDQFGHVNNAIYLSYLEVSRLPYFDNIIGTIDWLNEGIILAKAEIDYKIPILLKDQIKIKTWCSRMGSKSFDLSYSILKTENNLDVEVATARTVMVCFNYVKQISIAVPDAWKGRMLAT; translated from the coding sequence ATGAAAAACGCTGAAACTGCGATACAAATTCGATTTGTGGATTTGGATCAATTTGGTCATGTCAACAATGCCATCTATCTCTCTTACTTAGAAGTATCTCGTCTTCCTTACTTTGATAACATTATTGGCACCATCGACTGGCTCAACGAAGGAATTATTTTAGCGAAAGCAGAGATAGATTATAAAATCCCCATTTTATTAAAAGACCAAATCAAAATTAAAACCTGGTGCAGCCGCATGGGCTCCAAGAGTTTCGACCTTTCCTATTCTATTTTAAAAACAGAAAACAACCTGGATGTGGAAGTAGCCACCGCAAGAACCGTAATGGTGTGCTTTAATTATGTGAAACAAATCAGCATCGCGGTGCCGGATGCATGGAAAGGACGTATGTTAGCTACTTAA
- a CDS encoding glutamine synthetase III, whose protein sequence is MAIHRFKALEELMARTPIVPVDHGKVSSKLFGASVFSKQVMQESLPKEAYESVMMAMEQGTQIDRKIAGQVASAMKVWALEKGATHYTHWFQPLTGATAEKHDAFFEPIGDGKAIENFDAAQLVQQEPDASSFPSGGIRNTFEARGYTAWDPTSPAFIIGTTLCIPTIFVSYTGEALDYKTPLLKSLHAIDKAATEVCQYFDKNVTKVVATLGWEQEYFLVDAALHNARPDLLMTGRTLFGHAPAKGQQLEDHYFGSIPDRVLNFMRDLEAECLMLGIPIKTRHNEVAPNQFECAPVYEEANLAVDHNQLLMDMMEKVARRHNFRILLHEKPFAGVNGSGKHNNWSLSTNTGKNLLSPGKTPKTNLQFLAFFVNIIKAVHDNADLMRATIASAGNDHRLGANEAPPAIFSAFIGSQLSAILDELEKKVHSGKMSPEAKTDLKLNFAKVPEILLDNTDRNRTSPFAFTGNKFEFRAVGSSANCSPSMTVLNLVLAEQLNVFKKEVDALLAKDVKKDEAIYQVLKKYIIESKKIRFEGNGYGEEWVKEAAKRGLSNIKTTPDALDAMVSKKTLDLYAKHNILSHREMEARHEIALETYTKKIQIESRVMGDLAINHIIPTALKYQNLLIENVEGLKAIFGASEFKKMAETQIKMVSEISEHITGIKTGVEKMINERKKANKLDGGKKQAVAYCDNVKPYFDIIREHVDKLELLVDDEAWPLPKYRELLFTK, encoded by the coding sequence ATGGCAATACACCGATTTAAAGCATTAGAAGAATTGATGGCCCGCACACCAATAGTGCCGGTTGACCATGGTAAAGTAAGCTCTAAGCTTTTTGGAGCAAGTGTTTTCAGCAAACAAGTCATGCAAGAGTCGCTTCCTAAAGAAGCATACGAAAGTGTGATGATGGCTATGGAGCAAGGAACACAAATTGACCGCAAAATAGCGGGTCAGGTTGCCTCTGCCATGAAAGTATGGGCTTTGGAAAAGGGAGCAACACATTACACGCACTGGTTTCAGCCTTTAACCGGAGCTACAGCCGAAAAACACGATGCTTTTTTTGAACCAATAGGGGATGGAAAGGCTATCGAAAATTTTGATGCTGCGCAATTGGTGCAACAAGAACCGGATGCTTCCAGCTTTCCGAGTGGTGGAATTCGCAATACTTTTGAAGCACGCGGATATACAGCTTGGGATCCTACTTCTCCTGCCTTTATTATTGGTACTACATTATGTATTCCAACTATTTTCGTTTCTTATACCGGTGAGGCATTGGATTACAAAACTCCTTTATTGAAATCGCTTCACGCTATCGATAAAGCAGCAACCGAAGTATGTCAATATTTTGATAAAAATGTAACCAAGGTTGTTGCGACACTTGGATGGGAGCAAGAGTATTTTTTGGTGGATGCAGCGTTGCACAATGCGCGCCCTGATTTATTAATGACAGGAAGAACTTTATTTGGACATGCACCAGCAAAAGGGCAGCAGTTGGAAGATCATTATTTTGGTTCGATCCCTGACAGAGTATTAAATTTTATGCGCGATTTAGAAGCAGAATGTTTAATGCTGGGTATTCCTATAAAAACGCGTCACAACGAGGTGGCTCCGAATCAATTTGAGTGTGCTCCTGTGTATGAAGAAGCGAACTTGGCGGTGGATCACAATCAATTGCTGATGGATATGATGGAGAAAGTAGCACGTCGCCATAATTTCAGAATTTTGTTGCACGAAAAACCTTTTGCCGGCGTGAACGGATCGGGTAAACATAACAATTGGAGCTTGAGTACCAATACCGGAAAAAATTTATTATCACCTGGAAAAACGCCTAAAACGAATCTTCAGTTTTTAGCCTTTTTTGTAAACATCATTAAAGCAGTTCATGACAATGCAGATTTGATGCGCGCCACGATTGCTTCTGCAGGTAATGATCACCGATTAGGCGCGAACGAAGCACCTCCAGCGATTTTCTCAGCATTTATTGGTTCTCAATTGAGTGCCATTTTAGATGAGTTAGAGAAAAAAGTGCACAGTGGAAAAATGTCACCAGAAGCAAAAACCGATTTGAAATTGAACTTTGCAAAGGTGCCGGAAATACTATTGGATAATACCGATAGAAACAGAACTTCACCCTTTGCATTTACCGGAAATAAATTTGAGTTCCGCGCGGTAGGTTCTTCAGCAAACTGCTCGCCTTCCATGACTGTATTAAACTTGGTTTTGGCTGAACAATTAAATGTATTTAAAAAGGAAGTTGATGCTTTATTGGCAAAGGATGTGAAGAAGGATGAAGCCATTTACCAAGTGTTGAAAAAATACATTATCGAAAGCAAAAAAATTCGCTTCGAAGGAAACGGGTATGGCGAAGAATGGGTGAAGGAAGCAGCAAAGCGTGGTTTATCAAACATAAAAACTACCCCAGATGCATTGGATGCGATGGTAAGTAAGAAAACACTCGACTTGTATGCAAAACATAACATTTTGAGTCACCGCGAAATGGAAGCCCGTCACGAAATAGCTTTAGAAACCTACACTAAAAAAATTCAAATTGAATCACGGGTAATGGGTGATCTCGCAATAAATCACATCATTCCAACAGCACTTAAATATCAAAATTTATTGATTGAGAATGTGGAAGGTTTGAAAGCGATATTCGGAGCCTCAGAATTTAAGAAAATGGCAGAAACTCAAATTAAAATGGTAAGTGAAATTTCGGAGCATATTACCGGAATTAAGACCGGTGTTGAAAAAATGATAAACGAACGCAAGAAGGCAAATAAATTGGATGGTGGAAAAAAACAAGCGGTTGCGTATTGCGATAACGTTAAACCTTATTTCGACATTATTCGTGAGCATGTGGATAAATTGGAGTTGCTCGTAGATGATGAAGCATGGCCTTTACCAAAATATAGAGAGTTACTATTTACTAAGTAA
- a CDS encoding M1 family metallopeptidase, with translation MRQYYLLLFLILSLAACKQKQAQPTISLNKRMSTYSNYDSVRTTHLQWDAAVDFETRQIHATATWSFKNKTKTKFIRFDSYDLNVKSVKVNDRKVDFFVGTFNAEYGSGLVIPIEENDSLVSIEYTTGPKAKALQWLEPTQTAGKKRPFLFTQCESIQARSLLPCQDVPAIRITYNANVQVPKGMLALMSAKNPQHKNESGRYAFQMEIPIPSYLIALAVGDIEYKAIDARSGVYSEPIMLEKSANELSDIPRMMQAAEAICGPYRWGNYDVLIAPPSFPIGGMENPRLTFSTPTIIAGDKSLVSLIAHEMAHSWSGNLVTNATWDDIWLNEGFTTYFERRIMESISGKSYTDMLWEQGYQDMESDYAALGANNPDTRLRLDLNNRNPENAFSNIPYEKGAIFLKVLEEQIGRKKFDAYLNEYISKYAFTPITTQACLDFMEEKLADGDTSIFNNLHIKEWVFGTALPNSFVHENPTRFEVVDKVREAFENSVEMSTIQAKEWTTHEWLQFLRKLNRPQPLAKLEKLDADFNLTETGNSEIAAEWFKLSIASGYTTANPAMERFLGSVGRKKFLEPIYRELLKSADGKARAQKIFDQSQANYHPLTAIKIRQILDGK, from the coding sequence ATGCGACAATACTATCTACTGCTATTTTTAATACTTAGCTTGGCAGCTTGTAAACAAAAACAAGCTCAACCCACCATCTCATTAAACAAAAGAATGAGCACTTACTCCAATTACGACAGTGTGCGCACAACACATTTGCAATGGGATGCCGCGGTTGATTTTGAAACCAGACAAATTCACGCTACAGCCACTTGGAGTTTTAAAAATAAAACGAAGACAAAATTTATTCGCTTTGACAGCTACGATTTGAATGTAAAAAGTGTGAAAGTAAATGATAGAAAAGTTGACTTTTTTGTGGGTACATTTAATGCGGAGTATGGAAGCGGTTTAGTTATTCCTATTGAAGAAAACGACTCTTTGGTGAGCATTGAATACACCACTGGTCCAAAGGCAAAAGCGCTTCAATGGTTGGAGCCCACGCAAACAGCCGGGAAGAAAAGGCCATTTTTATTTACACAATGCGAGAGTATACAAGCGCGCTCACTTCTCCCTTGCCAGGATGTGCCGGCAATTCGTATTACCTATAATGCAAATGTGCAGGTTCCCAAAGGCATGCTTGCGCTGATGAGTGCAAAAAATCCGCAACATAAGAATGAATCCGGGCGCTATGCTTTTCAAATGGAAATCCCAATTCCCAGTTATTTAATTGCTTTAGCAGTTGGAGATATTGAATACAAAGCCATTGATGCCCGCAGTGGAGTTTATTCCGAACCCATCATGTTAGAGAAGTCAGCCAATGAATTAAGCGATATTCCCAGAATGATGCAGGCTGCAGAAGCTATTTGCGGACCTTACCGTTGGGGAAATTACGATGTACTTATTGCTCCACCTTCATTCCCAATTGGAGGCATGGAGAACCCCCGTCTCACTTTTTCTACTCCCACAATTATAGCCGGCGATAAAAGCCTGGTTTCGCTTATAGCGCATGAAATGGCGCATAGTTGGAGTGGTAATTTGGTTACGAATGCAACCTGGGATGATATTTGGCTAAATGAAGGTTTTACTACCTATTTTGAGCGGAGAATCATGGAAAGTATTTCGGGAAAATCCTATACCGATATGCTTTGGGAGCAAGGCTATCAAGATATGGAAAGCGATTACGCAGCCCTAGGAGCCAATAATCCCGATACACGTTTACGATTGGATTTGAACAATAGAAATCCGGAGAACGCATTTTCGAATATTCCTTATGAAAAAGGGGCCATCTTTTTAAAGGTGTTAGAAGAACAAATTGGAAGAAAAAAATTTGATGCTTATCTCAACGAGTATATTAGTAAATATGCGTTTACACCTATTACTACACAAGCTTGTTTGGATTTTATGGAAGAAAAATTAGCAGACGGGGATACTTCCATTTTTAATAATCTTCATATTAAGGAATGGGTATTTGGAACTGCTTTGCCAAACTCTTTTGTGCACGAAAACCCAACTCGATTTGAAGTGGTTGATAAAGTTAGGGAGGCATTTGAGAACAGTGTAGAGATGAGCACTATCCAAGCAAAGGAATGGACCACACACGAGTGGTTACAATTTTTAAGAAAATTAAATCGGCCCCAGCCTTTGGCTAAGCTTGAAAAATTGGATGCAGATTTTAATTTAACCGAAACGGGCAACAGCGAAATTGCAGCGGAGTGGTTTAAGTTGTCAATTGCTTCGGGCTATACAACCGCTAATCCGGCAATGGAGCGTTTTTTAGGAAGTGTAGGTAGAAAAAAGTTTTTAGAACCTATTTATCGAGAGTTGCTTAAAAGTGCTGATGGGAAAGCCCGTGCGCAGAAAATATTTGATCAATCCCAAGCGAATTATCATCCGCTTACGGCGATTAAGATTCGTCAAATTTTGGATGGTAAATAA